The genomic window GGGTCGGCCACCGCGGCGCGGTCTCGATCGGTCGGATGTGCTCGAGCCTGTTCGGCAGTCTGTTCACCCTCGCGCTGGTCTCGAAGCTCCTGTTCCTGCTCGTCCTCGACGTCGAATCCGCCGTCCTGCTCCCGTCGGCGGCCCTCGTGGCCACGATCGGCCTCGTCGCCGTCCGCGACCACCGCGACGGTCGGATCGACGGGCTCTCGTGGAGCGTCGCCCTCGCGCCGCTGTGCTACCCCGCATTCGGGGTGCTCACGCTCAGGTCCGTCCTCGCATACGGGCTGAGCTGGGACGGGAGCTGGTACCACGTCGAGAAGACGGGCTCGTAGCCGACGGGACCTCGAGCAGCGGTCGGGAACGAGACGCCGGTGCAGTCCGCGGATTTATTCAGCGCAACCGTGAACGAGTCGTATGAGCGTTATCGCCGAGTTCTCGGTCAAATCCGACGATCTGGCGCTCCATCACGCCCTCACGGCGGCGCCGCAGATGGTCGTCGAGATCGAGCAGGTCGTGGCGACGATGGAGGACAGAGTGATGCCGTACTTCTGGGTCAGCGGCGGCGACCACGCCGAGTTCGAGGCGGCGTTTCAGGAAGACGACTCCGTCACGGGCGTCACGCCGATCGACGAAGTCGACGACGCCGTACTGTACCGCGCCGAGTGGACGCGGAACGTCGAAACGATCGTCTACGCCTACGTCGAACTCGGGGCGACGATCCTCCAGGCGGTCGGGCGGGACGAAAGCTGGGAACTCCGGATGCGATTCGACGATCGGGACGGCCTCGCGAAGTTCCAGGACTACTGCGAGGACAACGGGATCGCGTTCGAACTCAATCGCATCAAGGACCAGGAACAGCCGATGGCCAGCGCCCAGTACGATCTCACGACGAAGCAACGCGAGACGCTGGTCACGGCGCTCGAGGAGGGGTACTACGAAATCCCACAGGGGATCACGATGACCGAACTCGCCGACCGAATGGACGTCTCCCAGCAGGCGCTCTCGAAGCGATTTCACGCCGCCCATCGGAACCTCATTACGAGCACGCTGACGTTCTCCCATCCGGACGACGAGTGACTCCCGCTCTCGGCGACACCGACCGTTCGCTTTCGTGGTGGTGTATACAACCACCTCTCTCTTCCGCAAGGGTCGTCTTTATCCGTATATGACAGGCCACCGCCAGAGACAGGAGACCGGCGAGCCCGCGACCGACGAATGGGAGAAAGTAGCCGCGCAATGTCGCGACTGCGAGGCCGTCTA from Haloterrigena sp. KLK7 includes these protein-coding regions:
- a CDS encoding bacterio-opsin activator domain-containing protein — protein: MSVIAEFSVKSDDLALHHALTAAPQMVVEIEQVVATMEDRVMPYFWVSGGDHAEFEAAFQEDDSVTGVTPIDEVDDAVLYRAEWTRNVETIVYAYVELGATILQAVGRDESWELRMRFDDRDGLAKFQDYCEDNGIAFELNRIKDQEQPMASAQYDLTTKQRETLVTALEEGYYEIPQGITMTELADRMDVSQQALSKRFHAAHRNLITSTLTFSHPDDE